The Hemicordylus capensis ecotype Gifberg chromosome 6, rHemCap1.1.pri, whole genome shotgun sequence genome window below encodes:
- the SOST gene encoding sclerostin — MSGSIKTHYPNRDNSSDMWAGGRAELLRKFSKSRSQFPPPFFFFSSEKLADLQTGFSFDVLSSIYLASPRFFSWFWKEASEKRLCEDKLGFGCSALGSPPSHPPTPFLALSRVNGSLHPLPGPPHSPPIGCLVSKKEFKKENPVASLRIREDRNTARQTSSRQLPAAMQTSQAVCSVCLFFQLVFPSGRGWQLVLKNDATEIVPEFPENTEMPVEQQQQQQFYVPPENETMNNRAQQGERHPPQVSLGRTEPLEFSCREVYSTRYVTDGQCRSIKPIRELVCSGQCLPSHLLPNSIGKGKWWRQNALDYRCIPAHSRSQRVQLACPEEDIRTIKIRTITSCKCKRYTRYHNRSQLKDFSKETARLQKNKKPRFSRARGSKANQPELENSY; from the exons atgtcaggcaGCATTAAAACTCATTATCCTAATCGGGATAATTCATCAGATATGTGGGCGGGGGGCAGAGCTGAACTATTGAGAAAATTTTCAAAGTCAAGGAGTCAATTCCCCCcgcccttttttttcttttcaagtgAAAAATTGGCAGATCTGCAGACAGGATTCTCATTTGATGTACTCAGTTCCATATACCTTGCCAGCCCCCGCTTCTTTTCTTGGTTTTGGAAAGAGGCGAGTGAGAAAAGGTTGTGTGAAGATAAACTTGGTTTCGGATGTTCCGCCCTCGGCTCTCCTCCCTCACACCCGCCCACCCCATTCCTGGCCCTCAGCAGAGTGAATGGGTCCCTCCACCCTCTCCCTGGCCCGCCCCACTCCCCTCCTATTGGCTGCCTGGTTTCTAAGAAGGAATTTAAAAAGGAGAATCCTGTTGCATCGCTCAGGATTCGAGAGGACAGGAACACCGCAAGGCAAACCTCCTCCCGGCAGCTGCCTGCGGCCATGCAGACCTCCCAGGCTGTCTGCTCCGTCTGCCTCTTCTTCCAGCTGGTCTTCCCTTCTGGGCGAGGATGGCAGCTTGTGCTGAAAAATGATGCCACCGAGATCGTGCCAGAGTTCCCGGAGAATACAGAGATgccagtggagcagcagcagcagcagcagttctatGTCCCGCCGGAGAATGAGACCATGAACAACCGGGCACAACAGGGAGAGAGACACCCCCCGCAGGTTTCTCTTGGCAGGACtg AACCCCTGGAGTTCAGCTGCCGGGAAGTGTATTCCACCCGCTACGTCACCGACGGTCAATGCCGCAGCATCAAACCAATCAGGGAGCTGGTATGCTCTGGTCAGTGCCTTCCATCCCATCTCCTCCCTAATTCGATTGGCAAGGGGAAATGGTGGCGGCAGAACGCTCTGGATTACCGTTGTATCCCTGCACACAGTCGCTCCCAGCGGGTCCAGCTCGCCTGTCCCGAAGAGGACATTCGGACTATCAAGATCCGAACCATCACCTCTTGCAAATGCAAGCGCTACACCCGCTACCACAACCGTTCCCAGCTGAAAGACTTCAGCAAAGAGACTGCCCGGCTTCAGAAGAACAAAAAGCCACGCTTCTCCAGGGCCAGGGGCAGTAAGGCCAACCAGCCAGAGCTCGAGAACTCCTACTAG